One genomic region from Muriicola soli encodes:
- a CDS encoding glycoside hydrolase family 113 produces MKRLCFLFLGLLQFSCSSQFVGKINGVSFVASRDKVTQENITPVKQIYADHAAVMPFGFIREVNSPNIVFNTERQWFGETRIGAKQYIEQLHKNKIRVMVKPQIWIWRGVFTGGLKMESEADWQKLEASYEDFILTYASLAEESKAEIFCIGTELEQFVSQRPEFWESLITKIRGRYKGKLTYAANWDEFGKTPFWADLDYIGIDAYFPLSESKTPTVEELKSGWQPWKDKISSVSKTANRPVLFTEFGYRSMDYTAKKPWLVDRNEETVNLEAQANAKKAIFESFWEEDWFAGGFIWKWFINHEKSGGPGDNRFTPQNKPAQEVIKTFYKLYE; encoded by the coding sequence ATGAAGCGACTTTGTTTTCTCTTCCTGGGTCTGCTTCAGTTTTCCTGTAGCAGCCAGTTTGTTGGTAAAATCAATGGGGTGAGTTTTGTGGCTTCGCGGGACAAGGTCACCCAGGAAAATATTACTCCGGTTAAACAAATCTATGCAGATCACGCCGCCGTTATGCCTTTTGGTTTTATACGAGAGGTGAATTCTCCGAATATTGTATTCAATACAGAGCGGCAATGGTTTGGAGAGACAAGGATAGGCGCAAAACAGTACATAGAACAACTGCATAAAAACAAGATCAGGGTAATGGTAAAGCCGCAGATTTGGATATGGCGTGGCGTTTTTACCGGAGGACTTAAGATGGAGAGTGAAGCCGACTGGCAGAAACTCGAAGCGTCTTACGAAGATTTTATCCTCACCTATGCCAGTCTCGCAGAGGAATCAAAAGCCGAGATTTTCTGCATAGGAACGGAGCTCGAACAGTTCGTCAGCCAGCGTCCCGAATTTTGGGAGAGCCTGATCACAAAAATACGCGGTCGGTACAAAGGAAAATTGACATACGCCGCAAATTGGGATGAATTTGGAAAAACGCCTTTTTGGGCCGATTTGGATTACATAGGAATAGATGCCTACTTCCCCTTATCAGAGTCGAAAACTCCAACGGTTGAAGAGTTAAAATCGGGATGGCAACCGTGGAAAGATAAAATTTCATCGGTTTCAAAGACCGCAAACCGACCTGTGCTGTTTACTGAATTCGGTTACAGGAGTATGGACTACACGGCGAAGAAGCCATGGCTGGTAGATCGCAATGAAGAAACCGTTAACCTGGAAGCTCAGGCTAATGCCAAGAAGGCTATTTTTGAATCCTTTTGGGAAGAAGATTGGTTTGCAGGAGGATTTATCTGGAAATGGTTTATCAACCATGAAAAATCGGGAGGACCAGGGGATAACCGATTTACGCCTCAAAATAAGCCTGCACAGGAAGTCATTAAGACCTTTTACAAGCTTTATGAATAA
- a CDS encoding DUF547 domain-containing protein, which yields MKTTLFLIWASLFFATPQSQNSLQSNDALDHSAWTKLLQENVTKEGFVDYPGFMKKKTELEAYLEYLGDNEPSARQSKSEKLAFYINLYNAATVHLILENYPLKSIKDIDNPWGEKRIRLGNDRVSLSKIEFGILRKMNEPRIHFAINCASYSCPKLMDTAFTAKGIELQLQQATMGFINDKSKNRISKEEVQLSPIFKWYRGILPNMAA from the coding sequence ATGAAGACGACTCTATTTCTAATATGGGCTAGCCTGTTTTTTGCAACGCCACAAAGCCAGAATTCTTTGCAGTCAAATGACGCATTGGACCACTCGGCCTGGACAAAATTGCTTCAGGAAAACGTCACTAAAGAAGGGTTTGTTGACTATCCCGGATTTATGAAAAAGAAAACTGAGCTAGAGGCCTATCTCGAATACCTCGGCGATAATGAACCCAGCGCCAGGCAATCAAAAAGTGAAAAACTGGCCTTTTACATCAACCTCTACAATGCCGCCACAGTTCATCTGATTCTGGAGAACTATCCCTTAAAGAGCATAAAGGATATAGACAATCCCTGGGGCGAGAAACGTATTCGTCTCGGTAATGATCGTGTTTCTTTGAGTAAAATCGAATTCGGAATACTGCGCAAAATGAACGAGCCCCGCATACATTTTGCCATAAATTGTGCGTCCTATTCTTGTCCCAAACTAATGGATACTGCTTTTACGGCCAAAGGAATTGAATTGCAGTTACAGCAAGCGACTATGGGCTTTATCAACGATAAGAGTAAAAACCGGATTTCAAAAGAAGAGGTTCAACTTTCTCCAATTTTCAAATGGTATAGGGGGATTTTACCCAATATGGCAGCCTGA
- the arsM gene encoding arsenosugar biosynthesis arsenite methyltransferase ArsM, translating into MSYLEATNDLYKQAALTPDVGLCCTTNPVWQLPGLSIPTIMQEMNYGCGSTVSASDLVNNPKVLYVGVGGGMELLQFAYFSRQIGGVTGVDVVDEMLSASEKNFKIAEKENPWFKSEFVNLVKGDALNLPIETESMDVAAQNCLFNIFKLEDLKKAVAEMYRVLKPHGRLVMSDPVCEQPMNETLRNDDRLRALCLSGSIPIKDYVKVLTDAGFGTIEIRARKSYRILSPNHYPTDELIHIESIEIAAIKDPMPEDGPCIFTGKTAIYYGSEPYLDDKKGHVLIQNQPLAVCDKTAAALAGLQEQIHISESTWHYDGGGCC; encoded by the coding sequence ATGAGTTATTTAGAAGCGACCAATGACCTGTATAAACAAGCTGCTTTAACCCCGGATGTGGGCTTATGCTGTACCACCAACCCTGTATGGCAGCTCCCGGGCTTATCTATTCCCACCATTATGCAGGAAATGAACTACGGCTGTGGAAGCACTGTATCAGCTTCAGATCTGGTCAATAATCCAAAGGTTCTTTACGTAGGAGTTGGCGGCGGAATGGAATTGTTGCAGTTTGCTTATTTCTCAAGGCAAATCGGTGGAGTAACCGGAGTGGATGTTGTTGATGAAATGCTTTCTGCCAGCGAGAAAAATTTCAAAATTGCAGAAAAGGAGAACCCCTGGTTTAAAAGCGAATTTGTCAACCTCGTAAAAGGTGATGCCCTCAATTTGCCCATAGAAACTGAAAGTATGGACGTTGCGGCGCAAAATTGCCTCTTTAATATCTTTAAACTTGAAGACCTTAAAAAAGCGGTAGCGGAAATGTATCGGGTTCTGAAACCCCATGGAAGGCTGGTGATGAGTGACCCCGTTTGTGAGCAACCCATGAATGAGACCTTGCGTAATGACGACCGGTTAAGAGCACTTTGCCTCAGCGGCAGTATTCCGATTAAGGACTATGTAAAGGTCCTGACCGATGCCGGCTTTGGAACCATAGAGATCAGAGCTCGTAAATCGTACAGAATCCTCTCACCCAATCATTATCCTACGGATGAATTAATCCATATTGAATCCATCGAAATCGCAGCTATCAAGGATCCGATGCCGGAAGATGGCCCATGTATTTTTACCGGGAAAACAGCGATCTACTACGGAAGTGAGCCTTACCTTGACGACAAAAAGGGACATGTGCTGATTCAAAATCAGCCTTTGGCAGTCTGTGATAAAACAGCTGCTGCCCTGGCCGGACTTCAGGAACAAATCCACATAAGTGAAAGCACCTGGCACTACGATGGTGGCGGTTGCTGTTAA
- a CDS encoding NAD(P)/FAD-dependent oxidoreductase: protein METVVIIGNGIAGVTAARHIRKLSDKRIIIISAESEFFFSRTALMYVYMGHMKFEHTQPYENWFWEKNRIELVQGYVNEVDHANKQLILDDRGPIRYDKLIIATGSRPNRFGWPGQDLKGVQGLYSKQELEQLEIDAPDKESCPRAVIVGGGLIGIELAEMLRSRDIPVTFLVRESSFWNGVLPEGESQMINEHIRDHHIDLRLSTNLVEILSDEEGRAKAVVTDKGDTISCNLVGLTAGVTPNIAFLKNSGIELGKGVKVNRYLETNIEDIYAIGDCAEQNEAIGNRRPVEAVWYTGRMMGETVAHTICGQRRKYNPGHWFNSAKFLDIEYQTYGWVFSDRNRKANEKHFHWRHQKELVCITIAYHSSNRKFLGINTFGIRMRHEIFDRWLTENRSVDYVMEYLKDANFDPEFYDQYEGEIVNSYNKEMGTSIKPKKKSWKRIFKSA, encoded by the coding sequence ATGGAAACTGTAGTAATCATCGGGAATGGAATTGCAGGCGTCACCGCAGCAAGGCACATCAGAAAGCTTTCAGACAAACGAATCATTATCATCTCTGCAGAAAGTGAATTCTTCTTTTCCAGAACGGCCTTGATGTATGTCTACATGGGACATATGAAGTTTGAGCATACCCAGCCCTATGAAAATTGGTTCTGGGAGAAAAACCGCATAGAATTGGTTCAGGGATATGTGAATGAGGTAGACCATGCTAACAAACAGTTGATTCTAGACGACAGAGGTCCTATTCGCTACGATAAACTGATCATTGCCACAGGCTCCAGACCCAATAGATTTGGATGGCCGGGCCAGGATTTGAAGGGCGTCCAGGGGTTGTATTCCAAGCAGGAACTGGAACAGCTCGAAATTGATGCCCCTGATAAAGAAAGTTGTCCTCGGGCAGTGATCGTTGGTGGTGGGCTCATAGGCATTGAGCTGGCTGAGATGCTCAGAAGCAGGGATATACCCGTGACTTTCCTGGTTCGAGAAAGTAGCTTCTGGAACGGCGTTTTACCGGAAGGAGAATCCCAAATGATCAATGAACATATCAGGGACCACCATATTGACCTGCGTCTGAGTACCAACCTGGTTGAAATACTCTCAGATGAGGAAGGCAGGGCAAAGGCCGTAGTTACTGACAAGGGGGACACCATTTCCTGTAATCTCGTTGGACTTACGGCAGGAGTTACCCCTAATATTGCATTTTTAAAGAACTCCGGAATTGAGCTGGGAAAAGGAGTAAAAGTAAACCGATATCTCGAAACAAATATTGAAGATATATACGCCATCGGAGATTGTGCTGAACAAAATGAGGCCATAGGTAATAGGCGCCCGGTAGAGGCTGTATGGTATACCGGCAGGATGATGGGCGAGACTGTGGCACACACCATATGCGGACAACGAAGGAAATACAATCCCGGGCATTGGTTCAATTCGGCTAAATTCCTCGACATTGAATATCAGACCTATGGTTGGGTGTTTAGTGACCGTAATCGCAAAGCAAACGAAAAGCATTTTCATTGGAGACACCAGAAGGAATTGGTATGCATCACAATTGCCTACCACTCTTCCAACAGAAAATTCCTGGGTATCAACACTTTTGGGATCCGGATGAGGCATGAAATCTTTGATCGTTGGCTTACCGAAAATCGCTCAGTCGATTATGTAATGGAATACCTTAAGGATGCCAACTTTGATCCGGAATTTTACGATCAATACGAAGGAGAAATTGTAAACAGCTATAACAAGGAGATGGGAACGAGTATCAAACCCAAAAAGAAAAGCTGGAAACGTATTTTTAA
- a CDS encoding TIGR04283 family arsenosugar biosynthesis glycosyltransferase, whose translation MKKSDIQDISIIIPVINEEANLGRLIPYLRAVADTPEKLEFIVVDGGSSDNSMEVAIALGAIALSSPIGRASQMNRGARSAKGSILYFLHADSYPPQAYDSCIREAILHKDTAGCFRLQFDSRSRFLNLFAWFSRFNFQICRGGDQSLFITKTQFDALGGFDERYRIYEDNEFIGRIYNHSRFTVLPEKLKTSARKYRKNGLLRLQYHFARIHFLYYKGSRPEVLYAYYDKHIKSN comes from the coding sequence ATGAAAAAAAGTGATATCCAAGATATAAGCATCATTATCCCGGTGATCAATGAGGAAGCTAACCTGGGAAGGCTTATCCCCTATTTAAGAGCAGTAGCTGACACGCCTGAGAAACTCGAATTCATTGTTGTAGATGGTGGGAGTTCTGATAACTCTATGGAGGTAGCCATCGCACTGGGTGCTATCGCCTTATCTTCTCCAATAGGACGTGCTTCCCAAATGAATAGAGGAGCGAGATCGGCTAAAGGGAGTATTCTCTATTTCCTGCATGCAGACAGTTATCCTCCGCAGGCATATGATAGTTGTATTCGAGAAGCCATACTGCATAAAGATACAGCAGGATGTTTCCGTCTTCAATTTGACAGCCGTAGCCGATTTCTCAATCTATTTGCCTGGTTCTCGCGCTTTAATTTTCAGATTTGCCGTGGGGGAGATCAGTCCCTGTTTATTACGAAAACACAATTCGATGCTCTTGGGGGCTTCGATGAGAGATACCGGATCTACGAGGACAATGAATTTATCGGCAGGATTTATAACCACTCGCGTTTTACTGTATTACCCGAGAAACTTAAAACTTCTGCGCGAAAATACAGAAAGAACGGCTTGCTGAGACTTCAATATCATTTTGCGAGAATTCACTTTTTGTACTACAAAGGGTCTCGTCCAGAAGTGCTTTACGCCTATTATGACAAGCACATTAAATCCAACTAA